In Synechococcus sp. A18-25c, a single window of DNA contains:
- the hisA gene encoding 1-(5-phosphoribosyl)-5-[(5-phosphoribosylamino)methylideneamino]imidazole-4-carboxamide isomerase, which translates to MQIIPAIDLLGGSCVRLHQGDYDQVTRFSDDPVAQALSWQAQGAERLHLVDLDGARSGEPTNDAAIRAITEALTIPVQLGGGVRSAERAEDLLQCGLERVILGTVALEKPELVVELADRHPGRVIVGIDARHGKVATRGWLEDSDTEATALAARFSESAIAAIISTDISTDGTLAGPNLTSLRDMAKASAVPVIASGGVGCMADLLALLALEPLGVEGVIVGRALYDGRVDLKEALMALGNGRIQDPPAGVMADLA; encoded by the coding sequence ATGCAGATCATTCCCGCCATTGACCTGCTGGGAGGTTCCTGCGTTCGATTGCATCAAGGGGACTACGACCAGGTCACCCGTTTCAGTGACGATCCCGTTGCCCAGGCCCTGAGCTGGCAGGCTCAAGGGGCGGAGCGACTTCATCTGGTGGACTTGGACGGGGCCCGCAGTGGAGAGCCAACCAATGATGCGGCGATTCGAGCGATCACAGAAGCTCTCACCATCCCGGTGCAGCTTGGGGGTGGTGTGCGTTCGGCAGAACGCGCTGAAGACCTGCTCCAATGCGGATTGGAGCGCGTCATCCTGGGCACCGTTGCCCTGGAAAAACCCGAATTGGTTGTGGAGCTGGCGGACCGCCATCCCGGTCGGGTGATCGTGGGCATCGATGCCCGACACGGCAAGGTCGCCACCCGGGGTTGGCTGGAAGACAGTGACACCGAAGCCACTGCCTTGGCTGCACGGTTCAGCGAATCGGCAATTGCCGCCATCATCAGCACCGACATCAGCACGGATGGAACGCTGGCAGGCCCCAACCTCACATCGTTGCGGGACATGGCCAAGGCCAGCGCGGTGCCGGTAATTGCCTCGGGAGGCGTTGGCTGCATGGCCGATCTGCTCGCTCTTCTGGCGCTGGAACCGCTAGGCGTGGAGGGTGTGATCGTGGGCCGCGCGCTCTACGACGGCCGTGTGGATCTCAAGGAGGCGTTAATGGCACTAGGCAACGGACGCATTCAGGATCCGCCGGCCGGTGTCATGGCCGATCTGGCCTGA
- a CDS encoding NAD-dependent epimerase/dehydratase family protein has protein sequence MQILLMGGTRFVGKPLVSRLLHQGHQLTVFTRGRQPVPEGVEAVNGDRGDDPALDQLKGRHFDVIVDSSGRTLHDSQRVLERTGVPAHRFLYVSSAGVYSGSDVWPLTEDSPLDPASRHAGKGETETWLMREGVPFTSFRPTYIVGPGNYNPVERWFFDRIVHNRPIPLPGDGTTITQIGHVEDLAEAMARSLEVDAACNRIYNCSSKQGITFRGLIHAAAVACGRDVDRLDLRCFDPSGLDPKARKAFPLRLSHFLTDITRVERELAWTPRFDAAACMADSYSRDYALTPSADPDFSADAALIGA, from the coding sequence GTGCAAATCCTGTTGATGGGAGGAACCCGTTTCGTTGGGAAGCCTCTGGTGAGCCGTTTGCTGCATCAGGGGCACCAGCTCACCGTGTTCACCCGAGGTCGGCAGCCTGTGCCTGAAGGGGTTGAGGCGGTGAACGGTGATCGCGGAGACGATCCAGCTCTCGATCAACTCAAGGGCCGTCATTTCGATGTGATCGTCGACAGTTCAGGACGCACGTTGCATGACAGCCAACGCGTGCTGGAACGCACCGGCGTGCCGGCCCATCGTTTTCTGTATGTCAGCTCAGCGGGTGTGTATTCGGGAAGTGATGTCTGGCCTCTGACTGAGGACAGCCCTCTCGATCCGGCCAGCCGGCACGCCGGCAAGGGAGAAACCGAAACATGGCTGATGCGCGAGGGGGTTCCCTTCACGAGCTTCCGCCCTACTTACATCGTTGGTCCTGGCAACTACAACCCGGTGGAGCGATGGTTCTTTGATCGGATCGTTCACAACAGGCCGATCCCTCTGCCTGGCGATGGAACCACGATCACCCAGATCGGTCATGTGGAGGATCTTGCTGAAGCGATGGCCCGCAGCCTCGAGGTGGATGCTGCCTGCAATCGCATCTACAACTGTTCCTCGAAACAGGGCATTACCTTCCGAGGCTTGATCCACGCGGCGGCTGTCGCCTGTGGCCGTGACGTGGACAGGTTGGATCTTCGCTGCTTTGACCCCAGTGGGCTGGATCCCAAAGCCCGCAAGGCTTTCCCTCTGAGATTGAGTCATTTCCTGACGGACATCACTCGGGTTGAACGCGAACTGGCCTGGACGCCCAGGTTTGATGCAGCAGCGTGCATGGCCGACAGCTACAGCAGGGACTACGCGTTGACCCCCAGTGCTGATCCTGATTTCAGCGCTGATGCTGCGTTGATTGGGGCTTGA